CTTCCTCTGTCACCAATCCATGATACGTCAGCGCCTGAcatggttgagaaccactgctctaatgGTCTCACATGTTGGGAGAAGTCCCTGGACAGTCTGAAGTGCTGACTGGCAGGAAGTCATACTTGTATTAAACCAACTCTTTCTTAATTGAATCTTACTGTGCAGggttttttttagtaaaataagaatatatgtttGGCTTTTCCCTTAGGGGACAGGGTAGCTACCTGAAActtccatggatttttttttttttttttttttttttaactcccaaGCTGAgggaattaaatttctttaatgacCAGGTTAATCTTGGATCCTGGAGTCATTTCATGTCAAATGTGGGATCCCTATACCTGTCACACCTCGTCTCATTCATTGGGAGAAGCTTACTCTATGGATGCAcgatgaaattatttttctctcacatagAGACGATGTCGAGACCTCAAGGCCAAGGGAATCTTGTTTGTGGGGAGCGGAGTTAGCGGTGGAGAGGAAGGGGCCCGGTACGGCCCATCACTTATGCCAGGAGGGAACAAAGAAGCCTGGTGAGTACCAAGAGCACCGCCCCCATTTCAACACAAGGGAGCCTGAACTTGGAGAATGAGTGAGCCGTGAACAGCTCTGCCACTCTGATCACTGTGGTGACTGAGTGTCGCACGTAGGGACACTCATGCTTGGTCTACACTTTGTTGCTTTGACACAATGTATGTACATATTCCTCCTttgccttcccccccccccccctgttATTCCCACCAAGACAGATAAATGGAAGTTCTAAATAGCCTTAAAGAGTTCAGAGGTTTTCAGCAAGCAGTTCAGATGATGCCCTGGGCACTGTCTGGATTTAGAAGTAAGGTCCAGTTTAATAAGAATGAGTCATGGAAAAATCTGGTGGGGGCTCTTTTGTCCCTGGGAATGAGGTTGAAAATTTTTATctgacttgggaaaaaaacaaattttacacTGTTCACTgtggtacataccgtgtttccccaaaaataagacctaaccggaaaataagccctaccatgatttttcagggtgctcataatataaaagccctactgtatttcccccaaaataagaccgggtcttatattaagttttgctccaaagacgcattagggcttattttatattacaagcatcctgaaaaatcatgctagggcttcttttccggttaggtcttattttcagggaaacatggtataagagGAAGGGATGGCCATAGAAGGGGAGGTACTCTGGTATGTAAAAAAAAGGGTGTATAAGATGTAAGGGTGGGGCCGGTGAGCAGGATagagaatcaaaatgaaaagggGCAAGTAATTAATTATGCATACCTCAGACTGAGGGGAAACAGCACTGCTGagactagaaaaagagaaagtcagagagagagcagaagagaaagaaatagaaaaggaaggatCGTTTTGAGGGAGAAATGGAAAGGTAACATTCTTTTCCGAATGAGATTGATTTCCAAACATTCTAGAATTATATTAGACATTAAAGTAGGGAGTGATCAAACCTAATCCCCAAGGGCGAAGAGTACGCTGGGAAGATTATTCTTTAAATTACCTCTCTGATGAATAAGTCTGAGGCTTCTCTTCAGTATGTTAAATCTAGAAGTAGAGGCCTTCTTGCTCCTCAGAAGCTTAAAAATACTTACCTTGTGGTACTTGCCTAGTGGGCAATTAGCAATGCAGACAATACCGGAAAACGTTTGACATGCAGAGCTGTTCCAGTTGCTCCTTCATTCACTTCTCTCCCATGGTCTGGCAGAAGTAGAAGCGGCACTTTTGCCTGAAACACTCAGTAAGAGTCCAGCGAAGTTCtaaagcaggagtgtccaaacttttttcatcgtttttcacccagggccatatgcggtaaaatacacacacagccgggccactcactcgaggtgaagtacgtattgcctcacctggtttatttaaataaactaaatatgtttttggaatttgctacgggccaattaacaatggatcatgggctgcagttggcccgcgggccgcagtttggccTCCCTTGTCCTAAAGCTTAAGGAGTAATGTCTTAGACCCCTGATTCTAAGTGTTAACTTTCCAACCTGTCAGATTTTGTGTCTTTGCCAAAAACGTTTTGTGAAGAAGGCTTTATTGGTCAATAGTGAGGAGAACAATACGGAGAAAACGTAGGGAGTTAAATCCATCCTCCTGAGGGGCTGTGGCGGAACGAAGAACAGCTGCTTTTTctctgaataataatgaatgtagCTCTTGGAAACCTCACAGTTCTCTGTCCAGGATCATGTTGTTCCGGATAACACACATCCTGCCTGATAAAATGGGGTCTCGAAGGAACTCTCAGGTTGCTTGCTGTTGGAACCATGTCTTTTTGTGCGATAGAAATTTCTCCTGGTGCTTTGCTGATGCTCCCGCCCTCTTTGTCTGTCTCCTCAGATCAGGTAGTCGTAGCCTCTGGCTGGTCTACCTTCAGGCCTCAAGCACTTCATTACTTTTTCGTGGGCACATCCCCCTTCTCTCCACAGCCCCCcaattagaaagaaggaaaatcaggGTGGGGGCAGCCCTTGCGTATTTTGTTGAGATCTTAGCAGCTAAACTACCGGTTCCTTCCCACAGGCCCCACATCAAGACAATCTTCCAGGGCATCGCGGCCAAAGTAGGAACTGGAGAACCCTGCTGTGACTGGGCAAGTGCTGGGCGCCTTTCAGAGCCAGCTGGCAACATGGGCGTGGACATAACCAAGTGCACAGGGCCACCTTGGTCCCAGCGGGTGGCTTTGGGACATAAgcttctctgtcttttaagtgCTACCACAGCTGGTGCATAAATGCATGCCTGTTGTGCATGTCGTATGTCTTAACTGACTACTCATAGCCTTGACGTTGATGCTAAAAGCAGCCCTCCTCAAGTCATCTAAGAGACAGGTTCTTTAAAACGAAACAGGAAGGATGAGGTGAAGTAAGATTATTTTAAGCCAGGTTGCTTCATGGCTAAGAAAGGGATGTCACAATCAAAAGTGGGGTTCGCTTGCCTTGATAGGTGTTCTGCACTTGAACGGATTCAGTGGTGGTCTTCTGCCCTGAAGAGCCAGGTGACCTAGGCGTGCTCACACATACCTCCCCTTCCTGTATTTCGTGTTGCTGTTCAAATGGAGTTTATCCCTATTGCAGCCTCCATCCCTGCCATGGAGGAAAAACCACTGGGCTGGAGAGACCAGAGTTATAATTCTGGCTCTCCATGAATTCACTGGGTGACAGTTGGCAAGTCCCTTTCCCTGCGTGGACTTCagtttttcttacctgtaaagtACGGGGTTGGACTGGATGGTCTCCCAAGATCTGAGCTCCCAATCCCCATTCATTTTATAACAGCACTATTTTTACTATATTACATTTATTCTATATGAGATAAAAAGTAGAGAAGAAACAAGGACTAAGGCATATAAGGCATGAGGGACGTCCTCCCTCCTCGCTGTGACAGCGCCTGGTGACTTTATAGCAACTAATCTGGTCCTTACATTTTAGCCAGTTGTCGTTGAATTTAACCATATTCCACTTAGGGTAGAGGGAGGCCGGTGCTGTGAATTAGAGCATTGAGTAATCTTCTCATTAGCATGAAGGATGGGGAAGGGAACTTTCATTCCTGACAATAGAGTAGTACGTTCAGTAAAAGTACAGTGGTGGTAACTTCTTTCTAGATATTGCAACAAggtcatgaaggaaaaaaacagtcctTGCCCTCATGTATCTTGATCGAGTCTGGCTGACTTTCCCTAATTTTAGGGCTTAGTCACAGGGTATCGAAAACCTGGTATCCGTAAGAAAAGTAGGCACTCCTTGCTTCATTATTGAAGTTACAGAAAGGCTGGGGTGAAGTAAGAAGTTATTAACCATGTTACTTCATGGCCAAAGAAAGTGTCAAAATCAGAGGGGGCAGGTCAGTAATGGAAACAGACCAAGGAAGTGAAGTCTCTGATGTAAACGTCCGCAGGCGCGATCTGAGTGACTGCCAGGAGAGACCGCTCAGGTCAACCAGCCATCTGGTCTCCCGGGCAGGTCTGTCCCTGTTGTGGAGATGGGTGCATATGACTGGCACCGTTAAATACTTGAGCTCTGTCATTCCCTTTGTTCTGATTCCTTGCACAGTAAAGAATTTTCAGATAATGGGGTTTCCCACGTAGCTTGTCTGGAGGGACAGAATGCGTTGCTCGGACTTGTAACCACTAAGATCTGtaaatttttcatcataaattcaTAAACTGTATTCCGGTTTTATACATCTTGCCAGCTTTAATATAAATCAGAATCTTGTCAACTATGAGACCCTGGCAAGAACACATTTCTGGGCTTACAAGATTGAGAGCCAGACCTGGAAtcgaaaattattttctctctcagtaGCCATTAGAAATAACCACAttctatacatttatatatatttctgtacatttatatatatttttttaagttcaagtGATTTAATTAGCCAACTTACTGTAACCTCCAGTTGGTAGGAAAGTGGTAACTTCAGGAAAAAGAAGACTTTTCTTACTTGTGAGTAGGGAATGGGAGTTGCTCTTAATAAGAAGGAGAAAGTGGAAAATGTAGGCTCAGGTGCTCCAGGTGCTTAAGTGAATTGGGGGTTTTCCCACTTCTTACAGAGGCGTGAATTGGGAGTTTAAAATACCATCGGACTGGATTGACGCTTATGTTGAATAGTCATATGgtggttcttgtttttaaaatactgtaaatatttgcttcgcatttgttattttctgtatgAGGAGGGCGCCCTGCCGAAGAATCGGACGTGGGCTTTTCTGGTGTCTCAGCTGCTTCTCTGACGGCCTCTTGGTGTTTGTCACTGacaggtgggagaggagggagcgGGACACTTCGTGAAGATGGTGCATAATGGCATAGAGTACGGTGACATGCAACTCATTGGCGAGGCCTACCATCTGATGAAGGACGTTCTGGGCGTGGAGCATGACGGGATGGCAAAGGGGAGTGCAGGGCCCTGCCTGCCCGCAGCGAGCAACCACTGCCCGCACGGCAGGGGATGCTGGTGCCAACACATCCTTCCTCATCCCTTCTCCTTTGGTCGTTCTGGTGGTCTGGTGGGCTCAGCCTAATTTAAGGGAAGCTACCAGTAATAGGACTCCAGGGTATGACAGCTGGTCACCAAGTCAGAAGTGCCCAAAGCAAGCGTCTCGGTGGGAATCATATCGTgaccctactgtgtgccaggcgctgtcaCTCTGCGTACACTGTCTCCTTTGACCCTCCCATTGTCCCATGCGGGAAGTGCCCTAGAAGCTTTCTTTTTTGATCATGCTGAGACTGGCTTTTGACAGTTAGCACTTCCTCTAACATTTTGTTACGAAAATGTTCAAACACACAGCAAGGTTGAAAGAATTGGACAGTGAGCATTCGTACACACACTACTTGGATACTACCGTTAACATTTTACTACACTTGCTTTAATCCAATATCTGGCTCGCTCTCTCTTCTAAATGTTGGAGGTATAATAGTAAaaacaaggtccctgccctcgtAGAGCTGGGAAGACAGACGGTAATAGTTAAATACATAATATGACGCTAGTCAGTGCTCCCTGTCATAAAGAAAAGGACACCGGCGTGTGTAAGAGGTAGATTTAGGCTGGGTGATCAAGGAAGGTacctgaggaggtgacagtgtACAGACACACCTGAGTGAGCTGAGGTGAGGGACCCCTTGCTCTGTGAAAGAACAGTCCGGCAATCAGAAAGTCAGCACAGTCGGGTTAAGATGAAACACAAGTGACTCTCGGTCAGCGTCACTCAGCCGGTGGGAGCAGAGAAGTACCGGCCCTACTGGCAGAGAAGAAGCTGCTGGCCTGGGCTGCTGAGCACATCCTGAGCACCGGGCAGTGTCTACAGCGGAAAAGAGGGAATCGGTTCAGGGGGCTTCTCCTGTCTAATCCTTGTTTCTCTCACGTCCTGCACGTAGGTGTTTGAGGAATGGAATAAGACAGAGCTAGACTCATTCCTGATTGAAATCACAGCCAATATTCTCAAGTTCCAAGACAGCGATGGCACACACCTGCTGCCAAAGATCAGGGACAGCGCGGGGCAGAAGGGCACGGGGAAGTGGACGGCCATCTCAGCCCTGGAGTACGGCATGCCTGTCACCCTCATCGGTGAGTGAGGTCCCGCCCCGCGGCGCGTGCTCTGGCCTCGATGCTTTGGTCCTGGTGTCCTTCTAGAATATCGGGATAGGCTGGCAACTAGGAACCCGCTCTTTTATTAGGGAATCTGTCAGCTTTCAGGGTGCTTTCTGCTCTCCGCATGTGAAAATACCTGGTGTGAGAGAGCCTGAAACTGCTTTTAACCTCCTCTTTAGAATCCTTTTCTCAGTCATAGGAGCTTTGAGATACATTCAGAAGTGACTGCCTTTCTTACCAATTGCATCTTTGGGGTAGTTTTTCACATTAGTGATTTAATGTAGTGATTTTACAGTCAGTGACCTAAATCTTTTCAATGGACAAGGTAACTGTAATAGAATTTTTCATACAAAAGTTCACAGAATAACACAAACTTATGTACTcagcatttattattaatattttgctgaggtttcccccccaaatatttaaaaagtaaagtactACCTGTACATTTcaaatctttaaatattcttaagtTCCTTCACCACTACCATCCTGAAGTGGGTGTATATCCTTCCCATCCATGTTTTTCATCTTACATTAATGAGCTAAGCATCAAGCTCAAAAAGGTATACATTGAAGGAAGTAAATAAAgagcagaagtaaacagaaaacaagaagagaaCTAACAAAACTACAAGTTGGTTCTTTAAGAATCAAACAGATACGCTTCTGGCAAGATGGCAAAAGAAGCCTGAACAAAGGTGCCGAGCATGTTTGAGGAAAGGCTGGTCTTGGCTCCTGACGGGGTGGTTCCCGctgtaataaaacagaaaatttcctGTGTGTTCTTGCAGGTGTAGGTTGCTTTCCCTGCCCGGTCCCTTCCTTCTGATTTCCTGAGTAATTAGGCCTCACTTAGTGTGCCGTGAACTCTGTGTGGTTGTAAGGCTAGTCAGGAGGGAAGGAGGTTGCTTAGTCCCGCTTTCTAGAAGGAAGTTGGCTGCTTTTCAGCTAATCTGAGTGACACCATAGGCAGGTGACCAAGGGAACAGTAGCTGGGAGTGGTTTATTCATTGCTGACTCAAATATAAGAGTATGACAGTCTCAAAAAGAATCCTGCTCTCATTGTAAAAGGGAGACTGCGCCCTTTTACCAGTTGAAGGCAGGCTGGGCCTAATCCCTGATGGGCGCCATTTTTGTCAGTTGACCTAATGGGGAAGTCCGTGTTCCTCCTGACCCTGAGGGAACGCTGAAGGGTGTCGCCACACTCGCCTCCTTGCGCCAGTTCTTGCAACGCTTCTGCCCACAAATGCTAAGTCATCGTGTATGCACTGCAGCAGCAACAAGAGTCCCAGgccgggggttgggggggcgcCCCCACGGGGGTGCAggtggctcagtggttagaacacggtgctcttaacaacagggttgccggttcgattcccgcataggccagtgtgagctgcgccctccacagctagattgaaacaactacttaacttggagctgatgggtcctggaaaagaaacacaattaaaataaataaaagttaaaaaaaaaaaagtcccggGATACAAAGACACCGACTTTATTCCTATAAAATTGTCAGTTGAGCAAGTATTCTTTGATGAGGGATAATGTTTGAAGATACCAAATGTCTTAATactaaaattctattttgaaatgttttttattcAAATGAAGTAAAATTGTGAAATTTTAATGGTGACCATGGACACACTGAAAATGAAAACCGCGGGCATACTTTGTTTTACTGCACTGCACAGATGCTGTGGtttttttgcaaattgaaggcaagaccctccaccagcaaaaagattgtgCCTCACTTTATTGCGACactcgctttattgcggtggtaTAAAGCAAGAGGTAGCCTGTATGGGGATTGGAAAATTGAGGTTTTTGAGGAGTGAGTCTGTAAGTGTTACTTCTCACTGTACTGGTTATTTCAAATGGATGTGTAGTTAGtgcttcaaaagaaaataaactgagtCCTTGGTGAGCATTTAAAACTTAAAGTCCTCtcaactgaaattgaaattttactCTTGACCAACCAACATTGAATAATTCTGAATAATAGTTATTTTACCACTTTGGTTTTCTGCAAAACTCCCCATTGAATTTCATATTGATCTTTGTGATTGCATAGCTGTATTTGTGTTGCAAGATAGACTTAGAGTTATAGTTGTCAAGTCAACTGTTTAGAGCTTTTTATAAGACTTCTTTCTGATCTGGGTTACATGTTGTGGCCTAAGGTTGAGACTTTCAGCTCTTGGTAACATTGAAAATCTTGCTCCATTTCTGTCTGttcttcctcatcctctcccGCTTGTGTGTCCTCTTTTTCTGCTGGTTTAATGTGTAGACTTGGGTCACACATCATCTCCTGCCCTGTGCTCTCCCCCATGTAGGAGAAGCGGTCTTTGCCCGCTGCTTGTCATCTCTCAAGGACGAGAGGATTCAAGCTAGCAAAAAGCTGAAGGGTCCTCAAAAGATCCAGTTTAAAGGTGATAAGAAGTCATTCCTGGAGGACATTCGAAAGGTGGGGCCCTGTCCCTGGCCTTTGTTTGTCCCTTGGAAGGCAGCGGGGTGGGGGCTGTTGCAGGAGAACGTCCTGAGGCCACAGGGTGGGTGGAATCCAGTCCAGCTTTCTTGGATCTGCCCTGCAGCCCTTTCCCACACCGCCGCCCTCTCTGGGACCTGCACAGCTGGTGGGGTGAGGCTGGTAGGCACAGGCGGTCACTTTGGCAACTGCAACTCTGATTCAAGTCTTCGTGTCGTTCTTCAGGCCCTCTATGCTTCCAAGATCATCTCTTACGCTCAGGGCTTTATGCTGCTGAGACAGGCAGCCACTGAATTCGGCTGGACCCTCAACTATGGTGGCATTGCCTTGATGTGGAGAGGGGGCTGCATCATCCGAAGGTGAGTGAGTGCTGGAAAGGACACGCCACGCGCCTGTGTCGGAGGACGGAGGTCTGTGGGCGCTGCGTGACCGGTTTCCACGGAACTGGTGCACTTCGTCCTCTCACGGGCAACGAGACAGGTTTTAGGTGGTCACGTCACTTTTCTCCTGTACAGCAGTTCTAACTAGTGTCCACACTACACCTTTTAAGGTAACTCTGAGAACTGCCCGGCTTCGCCTCCTGGGACTTCGGCACTGTGTTTTCACTGAGCATACAGCTGGCTTTGAGGGTTGACAAGTATAACTTTGTATCTCTCTTGGGTATACATGAGCTTCCAACTTATTTGCCCCACTTCCTGCCAGGAGTTCAGCCTGCTGTAGTTAAGGTTCACTGACTTTTTCCCTCCTGATTATTTCAGCGTATTCCTAGGAAAGATCAAAGATGCATTTGATCGAAACCCAGAACTTCAGAACCTGCTACTAGATGACTTCTTTAAGTCAGCGGTCGAAAACTGCCAGGTATGTCGCCTAGAGCTGGGTGGTACGGGACTTCTGTCTCAGGTTTTGCTCGGGGACATCTGGTTTTCACCTGCTAGCACTGGTGCGGATAAACATTGGTCATTTCGAATGGAACCAGTCATCTCTTCTGtgggctttgttttcttgtgCAGGAGTCCTGGCGGCGGGCAGTCAGTACTGGTGTCCAGGCAGGCATCCCCATGCCCTGCTTCACCACTGCTCTTTCCTTCTATGATGGGTACAGACACGAGATGCTGCCAGCCAACCTGATCCAGGTGAGCTGTGGGAGGAGGGGGTGAGTGACCTGAGGGTCGTGTGCCTGCGTGTCATCCTAACCAGCCTCACCTCTCATTCTCTAGGCTCAGCGGGATTACTTTGGGGCCCACACCTATGAACTCTTGGCCAAACCAGGGAAGTTTATCCACACTAACTGGACCGGCCACGGCGGCAGTGTGTCCTCCTCTTCATACAACGCCTAGTCGCACTCACCGTGTTAACCCACCACAATTCCATAGACGGGACATTCCATTTGCCACACAACACCGCTTACACGGCCCTTTGCCCTACTTTCTGCTTAgatcttttaaaacaaagtgtCGGAAGAGACTCCCGAAAAGTCACCCCGAGCTTACTTGTGAAGTAGTTCTGTGAGACCCACCGTGCACTCTGTCCTTGCCTCTAGGGACTGGCCAGGAATTGAGGTGCGACAGCGCAAACCAGCTCCTGACGCAGTGACTTTCCACATGTCCCATGTCCCGTGGATTAGGGAGGCAGTCTAAGTTTGCCCTGATAGAGGCAGCAGCTCTTACCACGTAGAAGGGAAGGGCTTGTTTTGGAAATTGATCAGACTGGAACCTTTGTATCACGCAGCtgaattccttttttcctttacttaatAAAAACGATATTATATTTATGCTTTTTCTCCAGACTCTTAAATACTTGCACCTCAGCCACACCGAGCCATTTTCCCCACTTGCATCCAGTTTCATTACATTTGaatctgtttgtttcctttttttccctctttgttttcttttttttaaaagacaccaGAATAATACAAGAAACACCAAAGCGAGGATGGTTAACTctggagggagggacagggaggcagTTGGGAATGAGTGAACGGACAAGGCACTTGAATGtaatggttcttttctttttcttgagttggGCAATGGGTATATGGATGTTCATTGTAACATTCGCTGTGCCTTTTtgtatttcacatatttcataATAAACAGTTTAGAGAATGACATTTAAATGATGGGCTCAGCTTGGTCTGGTTCATTGTCTTCCCCttgcctctctctttctgtttgtcTCTAAGTCTGGCCCATGGATTTAGTGTGGGAGTTTTAGCAACCCAAGGCTGCTCCTGGAATGAGGCCTTTTCACTTGATCTTATTTGTAAGATACTTAGCCTATTGACTGATTCTGTTATGGGGCCTGTCACCCATGGACTTGTTTTTCTCTAGCAGCTTAACTTGAGGAAGTTTCCGTGGAGTGCTTTAGGAGGCCCTACTGTGGCCTAAGAATAGAGCAAACACCTTCCATGTTTCAACAGTTCGTGTCTCTGAGCTGACCACTGACCTCTGACCTCTTTCAGAAGAATGCAGGGGTAGGCGTGCTGAAGTGGGAGACAATCCTTTTCGTTAAATGATCAACTTTTGAAGTTCTTAGCCTGGCCTGAGTACTTAGACCTACCCATTACCCCCTCCTCTCGCACGTGCAAATTTAAGAGCCAGTGGATCATGCTCAtgattcaggatttttttttataaactttactggggaacagtatgtttctccagggcccatcaactccaagtcatccttcaatctagttgtggagggcgcagctcagctccaagtccagtcgccgttttcaatctttagttgcagggggcgcagcccagcatcccatgtgggaattgaaccggcaaccttgttgagagctcatgctctaaccaactgagccttccggcTGCCCCCAGGATTCTTctttagtttaataaaaatgtttacgtTTGTATCTTAAAGTTGGCAGCAAATCTCAGATTTACATAACAGTTTGCATCCAGTAGTTTTTTGGGTAATGCGAACATCACTACGGTGAAATGTTAATTCATTTCACTTTTgtgttaaattaatatttgtgatACGCAGTTTTCCTGAACAGGTATAAAAATTTTACttggaattattttattgaaaacaaaataatatcttACTCCCAAAAGACACATTCTGAAAAGGTGTGAACACTGGGGGGAGGAGAAGTTTCAtttcagttcattctttttatgtccTGAGTCGGCATTCTTTCCcgtttataaaaattatgattcTTATTGTAGTTGTAAGTTTTAATTAGTTTTAACATGGCAACCTACTAAATTGTTACTGATACAGGCTTTTCAATATGCTCAGGATTATGAATTGCAAGTGGAATGAAGCAGCATTTCCAGTTGACAAATGAATCCACAGGTAGTACAATGTCTCTTAAATTAAGCTTGTGACAATTAAACCAAACTAGCAATGAGAAAACTAGATAAAGTACAAAGACGGAATGTTAATCTCAGTATACACTAGAATCCTTTAAGTAAAAGAATAATCACTTGAAATAGTACAAATGGTAACCAGGCACGAAGAAAACATAATAAGCTTGGCCAGAAGTGTTTTTTCAGAGCTCACAGTGTAACTGCACTGGgatgaaaagggaaaatacagGATAGTCTCATTCATATAGAAAGTTATTCTGGTAGCCTGTACCAAGGTCGTAAATTCTGACCAAGAGGTTATAAAAGCTATAAACAAAATCACGAGGGAAAAGGACAGGCAGTAACTGCTGATGGAGAAAGGACATTGATAAGAATAAACAGTCTGTGCCTTCAGGTTTGGGGAGATGGAGCTCCCAAAACGTAAGCAAAGACTGAAATCCAAGTTAAAAGCatggtaaagaaaataatttttgacactTACATGGAAGCTAGGTGGTTTTAAAGAAATTCAGGTAATAATCTGGACAAGCTATCAGAAGAAGGATAATGCAAAAAGCCGTAAGTAAAAGAATTTGAGTGAACAGGCAAATGTGGTATTTAGTAAACCTAATGCCTGAAAATACAAACTCCCTGAAATAGAAGGGAAATGTTTACCAAAAGTGAAAAATCAGTGAATGCGAGTGAGATGCGAAAGTATTCCATAAAGTTTTGAGAGGTGTTTTTTCTTCTCATTGCTAGTGTAAGGAggatatttgtaatatttttccaaGTATTATCAAGGATAGCAGACAGTTACCATCTAGAGGCTGATTTGATGTAACAGGTACTAAACAGAGCAGTTCTCCGAAGAAAGAGCAGTcatagttttagaaaaatttcagaaacataCAGTAAAATACTGGTT
The Rhinolophus ferrumequinum isolate MPI-CBG mRhiFer1 chromosome 9, mRhiFer1_v1.p, whole genome shotgun sequence genome window above contains:
- the PGD gene encoding 6-phosphogluconate dehydrogenase, decarboxylating, with product MAQADIALIGLAVMGQNLILNMNDHGFVVCAFNRTVSKVDDFLANEAKGTKVVGAHSLEEMVSKLKKPRRIILLVKAGQAVDDFIQKLVPLLETGDIIIDGGNSEYRDTTRRCRDLKAKGILFVGSGVSGGEEGARYGPSLMPGGNKEAWPHIKTIFQGIAAKVGTGEPCCDWVGEEGAGHFVKMVHNGIEYGDMQLIGEAYHLMKDVLGVEHDGMAKGSVFEEWNKTELDSFLIEITANILKFQDSDGTHLLPKIRDSAGQKGTGKWTAISALEYGMPVTLIGEAVFARCLSSLKDERIQASKKLKGPQKIQFKGDKKSFLEDIRKALYASKIISYAQGFMLLRQAATEFGWTLNYGGIALMWRGGCIIRSVFLGKIKDAFDRNPELQNLLLDDFFKSAVENCQESWRRAVSTGVQAGIPMPCFTTALSFYDGYRHEMLPANLIQAQRDYFGAHTYELLAKPGKFIHTNWTGHGGSVSSSSYNA